A portion of the Streptomyces sp. YPW6 genome contains these proteins:
- a CDS encoding 2-oxo-4-hydroxy-4-carboxy-5-ureidoimidazoline decarboxylase, producing the protein MPVQPRHPAPADAPVPDGAAVPRGAQAAPADGAQADHAVALAHFNSLPFAAAEAAFLECCGSLRWAHRMAAHRPYPDLGALLAASDEAGYDLAPGDIAEALAAEPAPCLHHDAPRAAHLALRAAHAAYESRFGHTFVICLDAYAPAQRVDQVLAAIRVRMEHDVDEERAVTAEELRRLARSRIVELVTAGPGQGAAGGARVASGSGRERARGA; encoded by the coding sequence GTGCCCGTGCAGCCGCGCCACCCGGCCCCGGCCGACGCCCCGGTTCCCGACGGTGCCGCGGTTCCCCGCGGTGCCCAGGCGGCGCCCGCCGACGGGGCGCAGGCCGACCATGCCGTCGCCCTGGCTCATTTCAACAGCCTCCCCTTCGCCGCCGCCGAGGCGGCCTTCCTGGAGTGCTGCGGCAGTCTGCGCTGGGCCCACCGGATGGCCGCCCACCGCCCCTACCCCGATCTCGGCGCTCTACTGGCCGCTTCCGACGAGGCGGGCTACGACCTCGCGCCCGGCGACATCGCGGAGGCCCTGGCCGCGGAGCCCGCCCCCTGCCTGCACCACGACGCGCCCCGCGCCGCCCATCTGGCGCTGCGGGCCGCGCACGCGGCGTACGAGAGCCGCTTCGGCCACACCTTCGTGATCTGCCTGGACGCCTACGCGCCCGCCCAGCGCGTGGACCAGGTGCTCGCCGCGATCCGGGTCCGGATGGAGCACGACGTGGACGAGGAGCGGGCGGTGACCGCCGAGGAGCTGCGCCGACTCGCCCGGAGCCGGATCGTCGAGCTGGTGACCGCGGGTCCCGGGCAGGGGGCGGCGGGCGGGGCGCGAGTCGCTTCGGGCAGCGGCCGGGAGCGGGCCCGGGGGGCCTGA
- the sdhC gene encoding succinate dehydrogenase, cytochrome b556 subunit: protein MPAGTLYRGREGMWSWVAHRVTGVLIFFFLFVHVLDTALVRVSPEAYDDVVATYKTPIVALLEYGLVAAILFHALNGLRIIAVDFWAKGPRLQKQMLWTVLGIWIVLMVGALYPVLGHAVRDVFGS, encoded by the coding sequence GTGCCGGCTGGAACGCTGTACCGCGGCCGGGAAGGCATGTGGTCGTGGGTGGCTCATCGAGTCACCGGTGTCCTCATTTTCTTCTTCCTGTTCGTACATGTCCTGGACACCGCTCTCGTCCGCGTCTCCCCCGAGGCCTACGACGACGTCGTGGCCACGTACAAGACGCCGATCGTCGCGCTCCTCGAATACGGCCTGGTGGCCGCGATTCTCTTCCACGCGCTGAACGGTCTCCGGATCATCGCCGTGGACTTCTGGGCCAAGGGCCCGCGCCTCCAGAAGCAGATGCTCTGGACCGTGCTGGGCATCTGGATCGTGCTGATGGTCGGGGCCCTGTACCCCGTCCTCGGTCACGCCGTACGCGACGTCTTCGGGAGCTGA
- a CDS encoding succinate dehydrogenase hydrophobic membrane anchor subunit: MSSETSSAAAIGDVEGVSLYDVDNPAPVIEPPRKRTGKTPKASRGNFEMYAWLFMRLSGIVLTVLVIGHLLIQLVLDGGVSKIGFAFVAGRWASPFWQVWDLLMLWLAMLHGANGLRTVINDYAERDNTRFWLKMLLYTATVFTVLLGTLVIFTFDPNIR, encoded by the coding sequence ATGTCCAGCGAGACTTCTTCCGCAGCCGCGATCGGTGACGTCGAGGGCGTGAGCCTCTACGACGTCGACAACCCGGCCCCGGTGATCGAGCCCCCGCGCAAGCGCACGGGCAAGACCCCCAAGGCCTCGCGCGGCAACTTCGAGATGTACGCCTGGCTCTTCATGCGCCTGTCGGGCATCGTCCTGACCGTCCTCGTCATCGGCCACCTGCTGATCCAGCTGGTGCTCGACGGCGGCGTCTCCAAGATCGGCTTCGCCTTCGTGGCGGGCCGCTGGGCCTCGCCGTTCTGGCAGGTCTGGGACCTGCTGATGCTGTGGCTCGCCATGCTGCACGGCGCCAACGGCCTCCGTACGGTCATCAACGACTACGCCGAACGGGACAACACCCGCTTCTGGCTGAAGATGCTCCTGTACACCGCCACGGTGTTCACCGTCCTGCTGGGCACGCTGGTGATCTTCACCTTCGACCCGAACATCCGCTAG
- the sdhA gene encoding succinate dehydrogenase flavoprotein subunit, giving the protein MQIHKYDTVIVGAGGAGMRAAIESTKRSRTAVLTKLYPTRSHTGAAQGGMAAALANVEEDNWEWHTFDTVKGGDYLVDQDAAEILAKEAIDAVLDLEKMGLPFNRTPEGRIDQRRFGGHTRSHGEAPVRRSCYAADRTGHMILQTLYQNCVKEGVEFFNEFYVLDQLITEVDGVKKSAGVVAYELATGEIHVFQAKSVIYASGGTGKFFKVTSNAHTLTGDGQAACYRRGLPLEDMEFFQFHPTGIWRMGILLTEGARGEGGILRNKDGERFMEKYAPVMKDLASRDVVSRSIYTEIREGRGCGPAGDHVYLDLTHLPPEQLDAKLPDITEFARTYLGIEPYTDPIPIQPTAHYAMGGIPTNVEGEVLADNTTVVPGLYAAGEVACVSVHGANRLGTNSLLDINVFGKRSGIAAAEYAAKADFVELPENPAQLVADQVERLRTSTGTERVAALRLELQECMDANVMVFRTEQTIKTAVDKIAELRERYLNVSIQDKGKRFNTDLLEAIELGNLLDLAEVMAVSALARKESRGGHYREDYPNRDDVNFMRHTMAYREVAADGAESIRLDYKPVVTTRYQPMERKY; this is encoded by the coding sequence ATGCAGATCCACAAGTACGACACCGTCATCGTCGGCGCCGGCGGCGCCGGCATGCGCGCGGCCATCGAGTCGACCAAGCGCAGCCGTACCGCCGTGCTCACGAAGCTCTACCCCACCCGCTCCCACACGGGCGCCGCGCAGGGCGGCATGGCCGCCGCGCTCGCCAACGTGGAGGAGGACAACTGGGAGTGGCACACCTTCGACACGGTCAAGGGCGGTGACTACCTGGTCGACCAGGACGCCGCCGAGATCCTGGCGAAGGAGGCCATCGACGCCGTCCTCGACCTGGAGAAGATGGGCCTGCCGTTCAACCGGACGCCCGAGGGCCGCATCGACCAGCGCCGCTTCGGCGGTCACACCCGCAGCCACGGTGAGGCCCCGGTCCGCCGGTCCTGCTACGCCGCGGACCGCACCGGTCACATGATCCTCCAGACGCTGTACCAGAACTGCGTCAAGGAGGGCGTGGAGTTCTTCAACGAGTTCTACGTCCTGGACCAGCTGATCACCGAGGTCGACGGGGTCAAGAAGTCCGCCGGCGTCGTCGCGTACGAGCTGGCGACCGGCGAGATCCACGTCTTCCAGGCGAAGTCGGTCATCTACGCCTCCGGCGGCACCGGCAAGTTCTTCAAGGTGACGTCGAACGCCCACACCCTGACCGGTGACGGCCAGGCCGCCTGCTACCGGCGCGGTCTGCCGCTGGAGGACATGGAGTTCTTCCAGTTCCACCCGACGGGCATCTGGCGCATGGGCATCCTGCTGACGGAGGGCGCCCGCGGTGAGGGCGGCATCCTCCGCAACAAGGACGGCGAGCGCTTCATGGAGAAGTACGCGCCGGTCATGAAGGACCTCGCGTCCCGTGACGTCGTCTCGCGCTCCATCTACACGGAGATCCGTGAGGGCCGCGGCTGCGGTCCGGCCGGTGACCACGTGTACCTGGACCTCACCCACCTGCCGCCGGAGCAGCTGGACGCCAAGCTCCCGGACATCACCGAGTTCGCGCGCACGTACCTCGGCATCGAGCCCTACACGGACCCGATCCCGATCCAGCCGACCGCGCACTACGCCATGGGCGGCATCCCGACCAACGTCGAGGGCGAGGTGCTGGCCGACAACACCACCGTCGTCCCGGGCCTGTACGCCGCCGGCGAGGTCGCCTGCGTCTCCGTGCACGGCGCCAACCGCCTGGGCACCAACTCGCTGCTCGACATCAACGTCTTCGGCAAGCGCTCCGGCATCGCGGCCGCCGAGTACGCGGCGAAGGCCGACTTCGTCGAGCTGCCCGAGAACCCGGCCCAGCTCGTCGCCGACCAGGTGGAGCGGCTGCGCACCTCCACCGGCACCGAGCGCGTCGCCGCGCTGCGCCTGGAGCTCCAGGAGTGCATGGACGCCAACGTGATGGTGTTCCGCACCGAGCAGACGATCAAGACGGCGGTCGACAAGATCGCCGAGCTGCGCGAGCGGTACCTCAACGTGTCGATCCAGGACAAGGGCAAGCGGTTCAACACCGACCTGCTGGAGGCCATCGAGCTGGGCAACCTGCTCGACCTGGCCGAGGTCATGGCGGTCTCCGCGCTCGCCCGCAAGGAGTCCCGCGGCGGTCACTACCGTGAGGACTACCCGAACCGCGACGACGTCAACTTCATGCGCCACACCATGGCGTACCGCGAGGTGGCCGCCGACGGCGCCGAGTCGATCCGGCTCGACTACAAGCCGGTCGTGACGACCCGCTACCAGCCGATGGAGCGTAAGTACTGA
- a CDS encoding succinate dehydrogenase iron-sulfur subunit encodes MATPTLDKTDNAEAGFADSPFITATFRIRRFNPEVSDEVQWQDFQIEIDPKERVLDALHKIKWDLDGTLTFRRSCAHGICGSDAMRINGKNRLACKTLIKDINPEKPITVEAIKGLTVLKDLVVDMDPFFQAYRDVMPFLVTKGNEPTRERLQSAEDRERFDDTTKCILCAACTSSCPVFWNDGQYFGPAAIVNAHRFIFDSRDEAGEQRLEILNDRDGVWRCRTTFNCTDACPRGIEVTKAIQEVKRALITRRF; translated from the coding sequence ATGGCTACCCCGACCCTGGACAAGACCGACAACGCCGAGGCCGGCTTCGCCGACTCGCCGTTCATCACCGCCACGTTCCGCATCCGCCGCTTCAACCCCGAGGTGTCGGACGAGGTCCAGTGGCAGGACTTCCAGATCGAGATCGACCCGAAGGAGCGTGTCCTCGACGCCCTTCACAAGATCAAGTGGGATCTGGACGGCACCCTGACGTTCCGCCGTTCCTGCGCCCACGGCATCTGCGGCTCCGACGCGATGCGGATCAACGGCAAGAACAGGCTCGCCTGCAAGACGCTGATCAAGGACATCAACCCGGAGAAGCCGATCACGGTCGAGGCCATCAAGGGCCTCACGGTCCTCAAGGACCTCGTGGTCGACATGGACCCGTTCTTCCAGGCGTACCGCGACGTCATGCCCTTCCTCGTCACCAAGGGGAACGAGCCGACCCGCGAGCGTCTGCAGTCCGCCGAGGACCGCGAGCGGTTCGACGACACCACCAAGTGCATCCTGTGCGCCGCGTGCACGTCCTCGTGCCCGGTGTTCTGGAACGACGGCCAGTACTTCGGCCCGGCGGCGATCGTCAACGCGCACCGCTTCATCTTCGACTCGCGTGACGAGGCCGGCGAGCAGCGCCTGGAGATCCTCAACGACCGTGACGGCGTGTGGCGTTGCCGCACCACGTTCAACTGCACGGACGCCTGCCCGCGTGGTATCGAGGTCACCAAGGCGATCCAGGAGGTGAAGCGCGCGCTCATCACGCGTCGCTTCTGA
- a CDS encoding TetR/AcrR family transcriptional regulator, producing the protein MVKEEKNVQEKRPARAAKSEQTRTLILETALRLFAERGYDRTTMRAIAQEAGVSVGNAYYYFSSKEHLVQGFYDRIAAEHATAIRPVLEGDRDLTVRIRGVLLGWLDVAEPYHRFAAQFFKNAADPDSPLSPFSEDSSAARDAAISIHERCIAGADVKSDPELAPLLPQLMWLMQMGLVLFWVYDRSEDAERSRRLVERTAPIAARAIALSRFRVLRPLVRQIHGLLVEFLPGAGPGTATAGAGPRPSD; encoded by the coding sequence GTGGTGAAGGAAGAGAAGAACGTGCAGGAGAAGAGGCCGGCCAGGGCCGCGAAGAGCGAGCAGACCCGCACGCTGATTCTCGAAACGGCGCTCCGGCTCTTCGCGGAGCGGGGCTACGACCGGACGACCATGCGGGCCATCGCCCAGGAGGCGGGCGTCTCGGTCGGGAACGCCTACTACTACTTCTCCTCGAAGGAGCACCTGGTCCAGGGCTTCTACGACCGGATCGCCGCGGAACACGCGACGGCCATCCGGCCGGTGCTGGAGGGCGACCGGGATCTGACCGTACGGATCAGGGGCGTGCTGCTGGGCTGGCTGGACGTGGCCGAGCCCTACCACCGCTTCGCCGCCCAGTTCTTCAAGAACGCGGCCGATCCGGACAGCCCGCTCTCCCCGTTCTCCGAGGACTCGTCGGCCGCCCGTGACGCGGCGATCTCCATCCACGAGCGCTGTATCGCCGGGGCGGACGTCAAGAGCGACCCGGAACTGGCGCCGCTGCTCCCGCAGTTGATGTGGCTGATGCAGATGGGCCTGGTGCTCTTCTGGGTGTACGACCGCAGCGAGGACGCCGAGCGCAGCCGCCGGCTCGTCGAGCGCACCGCGCCGATCGCCGCCCGGGCCATCGCGCTCTCCCGGTTCCGGGTGCTGCGCCCGCTGGTGCGGCAGATCCACGGGCTGCTGGTGGAGTTCCTGCCGGGCGCCGGCCCGGGTACGGCGACGGCCGGGGCTGGGCCCCGGCCGTCGGACTGA
- a CDS encoding ABC transporter substrate-binding protein codes for MRSVRVRILAILAVLVIAGVGAWQLLPSGEAKNDAITVGTSDVVTSLDPAGAYDAGSWAIYSNIYQSLMTFKPNAVTPEPDAAESCGFVGQKLQTYQCKLRDDLTFSNGRKITAEDVKYSFDRIFRIKSDVGPAGLFPTLESVTTEGRTITFNLSGRDATFPQKIATGAAAIVDSTQYPGDKLRAGNQVDGSGPYVLKSYESGNRAELVPNLKYRGALKKTGEAVNIRYFKTSEELQTSWDNGEVDIAHRQLPSETLADLNVNDPDVRVTEAASAEIRNIIFNSREDSPFGEKKVRQAIAALLDRGPLVRKVYQGTVDPLYSLIPTGYIGHSTPFFDAYPSSDPERAEQLLEQAGVEIPVAIDFAYREGDQYTKETAELRRQLEKDGLFKVSVRAVEWTKYQKEYAAGKYDMYTVGWFPDFPDPDTFSQPLVGTGNVLHSGYSSKKMDQLIAATQQFSDRSRTSGDFKEMQALVGEDVPLLPLWQKKDYVVAKSEVAGSQYLSDGTGTWRLWELAWI; via the coding sequence ATGCGGTCGGTCCGGGTACGGATTCTCGCGATTCTCGCGGTTTTGGTCATAGCGGGCGTCGGTGCCTGGCAACTGCTCCCGTCCGGGGAGGCGAAGAACGACGCGATCACGGTCGGGACGTCGGACGTCGTCACCTCGCTCGACCCGGCCGGCGCCTACGACGCGGGCTCCTGGGCGATCTACAGCAACATCTACCAGTCGCTGATGACGTTCAAGCCCAACGCCGTCACGCCGGAACCGGACGCCGCCGAGAGCTGCGGGTTCGTCGGGCAGAAGCTCCAGACGTACCAGTGCAAGCTCCGTGACGACCTGACCTTCTCCAACGGCCGCAAGATCACCGCCGAGGACGTCAAGTACTCCTTCGACCGGATCTTCCGGATCAAGTCGGACGTCGGTCCCGCGGGCCTCTTCCCCACGCTGGAATCGGTGACGACCGAGGGCCGCACGATCACGTTCAACCTGTCGGGCAGGGACGCGACCTTCCCGCAGAAGATCGCCACCGGCGCCGCGGCGATCGTCGACTCCACCCAGTACCCCGGCGACAAGCTCCGTGCGGGCAACCAGGTCGACGGCTCCGGCCCGTACGTCCTCAAGTCGTACGAGTCCGGGAACCGTGCCGAGCTCGTGCCGAACCTGAAGTACCGGGGCGCGCTCAAGAAGACCGGCGAAGCGGTCAACATCCGCTACTTCAAGACCTCCGAGGAACTCCAGACGTCCTGGGACAACGGCGAGGTGGACATCGCCCACCGCCAGCTGCCGTCCGAGACGCTCGCCGACCTCAACGTCAACGACCCGGACGTGCGGGTGACCGAGGCCGCCAGCGCCGAGATCCGCAACATCATCTTCAACTCCCGCGAGGACTCGCCGTTCGGGGAGAAGAAGGTCCGCCAGGCCATCGCCGCGCTCCTCGACCGGGGCCCGCTGGTCCGGAAGGTCTACCAGGGCACGGTCGACCCGCTGTACTCGCTCATCCCCACCGGGTACATCGGCCACAGCACCCCGTTCTTCGACGCCTACCCCTCCTCCGACCCGGAGCGCGCCGAGCAACTGCTGGAGCAGGCCGGGGTGGAGATCCCCGTCGCCATCGACTTCGCCTACCGCGAGGGCGACCAGTACACCAAGGAGACCGCCGAGCTGCGCCGTCAGCTGGAGAAGGACGGGCTGTTCAAGGTCTCGGTGCGGGCCGTGGAGTGGACGAAGTACCAGAAGGAGTACGCGGCCGGTAAGTACGACATGTACACCGTCGGCTGGTTCCCCGACTTCCCGGACCCGGACACCTTCAGCCAGCCGCTCGTCGGCACCGGCAACGTCCTGCACAGCGGCTACTCCAGCAAGAAGATGGACCAGCTGATCGCGGCCACGCAGCAGTTCAGCGACCGCAGCCGCACCTCCGGCGACTTCAAGGAGATGCAGGCGCTCGTCGGCGAGGACGTCCCGCTGCTGCCGCTGTGGCAGAAGAAGGACTACGTCGTCGCCAAGTCCGAGGTCGCGGGCTCCCAGTACCTCTCCGACGGCACCGGCACCTGGCGACTGTGGGAGCTTGCCTGGATCTGA
- a CDS encoding metallophosphoesterase produces MVFALVGLVVLALLGAVHRYVWRRFVGDTTAPGSRLRRAGTVAAFVLPLLSLGAMTSGRLGAPFLLQQVLAWPGFLWLACLLYLTLALLVGEVVRPILLRVLARRDAVRGVPRSGMPSGTPAETPGPLKDASGPLARAVDEPRPRTEELVASGSAGVPVPSEAPARTPSGVPGPKAEQEAEAEPVEEPAGRTSAPALQPSRRLFVSRVVGGAAAAAGLATVGYGTYGVLRGPSVRRVTVPLARLPRAAHGFRIAVVSDIHIGPILGRAHTRRIVDTINATSPDLVAVVGDLVDGSVADLGPAAEPLAALRARHGSYFVTGNHEYFSGAEQWVDHVRELGLVPLENARVEIEGFDLAGVNDIAGETEGQGPDFGRALGDRDRARAAVLMAHQPVVIHDAVEHGVDLQLSGHTHGGQLWPGNHLAALANPTVAGLERYGDTQLFVSRGAGAWGPPVRVGAPSDITVVELASRQA; encoded by the coding sequence GTGGTCTTCGCCCTGGTGGGCCTCGTGGTGCTGGCGCTGCTCGGCGCCGTGCACCGGTACGTGTGGCGGCGCTTCGTCGGTGACACGACGGCGCCCGGGAGCCGGCTGCGCCGGGCGGGCACCGTCGCGGCCTTCGTCCTGCCGCTGCTGAGCCTCGGCGCCATGACCTCGGGCCGGCTGGGCGCCCCCTTCCTGCTCCAGCAGGTGCTGGCCTGGCCGGGCTTCCTGTGGCTGGCCTGCCTGCTCTATCTGACGCTGGCGCTGCTCGTGGGCGAGGTCGTCCGCCCGATCCTCCTGCGGGTCCTCGCCCGGCGGGACGCGGTGCGGGGCGTGCCGAGAAGCGGAATGCCTTCCGGAACCCCCGCGGAGACTCCCGGACCCCTCAAGGACGCCTCCGGCCCCCTCGCAAGGGCCGTGGACGAGCCCCGCCCCCGTACCGAAGAACTGGTGGCGTCGGGCTCGGCCGGGGTTCCGGTCCCCTCGGAGGCGCCGGCGCGTACACCATCCGGGGTCCCCGGCCCCAAGGCGGAACAGGAAGCCGAAGCGGAACCGGTGGAGGAACCGGCCGGCCGGACCTCCGCGCCCGCCCTCCAGCCGTCCCGCCGGCTCTTCGTCTCCCGGGTGGTCGGCGGCGCGGCGGCCGCGGCCGGGCTCGCGACCGTCGGATACGGCACGTACGGCGTGCTGCGCGGGCCGAGCGTGCGGCGGGTCACCGTCCCACTGGCCAGACTGCCCCGCGCCGCCCACGGCTTCCGGATCGCCGTGGTCAGCGACATCCACATCGGCCCGATCCTCGGCCGCGCCCACACCCGCCGGATCGTCGACACGATCAACGCGACCTCGCCCGACCTGGTCGCCGTCGTCGGCGACCTCGTCGACGGCTCCGTGGCCGACCTCGGCCCCGCCGCCGAGCCGTTGGCCGCCCTGCGGGCCCGGCACGGCAGCTACTTCGTCACCGGCAACCACGAGTACTTCTCCGGCGCCGAGCAGTGGGTCGACCACGTCCGCGAACTCGGTCTGGTCCCGCTGGAGAACGCCCGGGTCGAGATCGAGGGCTTCGACCTCGCCGGCGTCAACGACATCGCGGGCGAGACCGAGGGGCAGGGTCCCGACTTCGGCCGCGCGCTGGGCGACCGGGACCGCGCCCGCGCCGCCGTCCTGATGGCGCACCAGCCGGTCGTCATCCACGACGCGGTCGAGCACGGTGTCGACCTCCAGCTCTCCGGCCACACCCACGGCGGTCAGCTCTGGCCCGGGAACCACCTCGCCGCGCTGGCCAACCCCACCGTCGCCGGTCTCGAACGCTACGGCGACACCCAGCTCTTCGTCTCGCGCGGCGCGGGCGCCTGGGGGCCGCCCGTCCGGGTGGGCGCTCCGTCCGACATCACCGTCGTGGAGCTGGCCTCCCGTCAGGCGTAG
- a CDS encoding SCO4848 family membrane protein: protein MKLSRRVSWFLLAFGVWSWFIWITFVKNLWQDGSGLAFDDAGEPTGYFWVHLLLAITSFLLGTAVGVIGLRGVRASRDTRA, encoded by the coding sequence ATGAAGCTCAGCCGCCGTGTGTCCTGGTTCCTGCTCGCGTTCGGGGTGTGGAGCTGGTTCATCTGGATCACTTTCGTCAAGAACCTGTGGCAGGACGGCAGCGGGCTCGCCTTCGACGACGCGGGCGAACCGACCGGGTACTTCTGGGTGCACCTGCTGCTCGCCATCACGTCCTTTCTTCTGGGGACGGCGGTCGGCGTGATCGGGTTGCGCGGAGTCCGGGCTTCGCGCGACACACGCGCATGA
- a CDS encoding D-alanyl-D-alanine carboxypeptidase family protein, with product MPVLKKIALTITSAALLSGFVLSPAVAADKDKSDDKQPKPPSTMSSLGGEQLGKAGTQVNLGAGAPVLPKKLSGRSWIVADAESGDVLAAHNAHWRLPPASTLKMLFADTVLPALQPTQTHTVSESELAGVGEGSSLVGIKEDHTYTVHDLWLGVFLRSGNDAVHVLSEMYGGLPQTVAAMQKHAEELQALDTVVVSPDGYDAPRQVSSAYDLTLIARSGMQKKDFREYAATASADFPGEKKKGKKRESFEIQNTNRLITGDIGVDPYQGIAGVKNGYTTHAGNTFTGVAERNGKVLLVTVMNPSAEESHAVYKEAAHLLDWGFSASGKVTPVGQLVPPKSLDTGISTGGKGAAPAADQGTGGQAKAAHASAASKGSSGVGVALAIIGGLLVVVAAGVFLVNRRWPVPGLGSRPAPAADAPEADAPEADGPEADGPEAKDSGATADVVPAAERAAPAAEDAGKPADKS from the coding sequence GTGCCTGTTCTGAAAAAGATCGCCCTCACGATCACGTCCGCCGCCCTGTTGTCCGGTTTCGTCCTGAGTCCGGCCGTGGCGGCCGACAAGGACAAGAGCGACGACAAGCAGCCCAAGCCGCCGAGCACGATGTCCAGTCTCGGCGGGGAGCAGCTCGGCAAGGCCGGCACCCAGGTCAACCTGGGCGCGGGGGCACCGGTGCTGCCGAAGAAGCTGTCGGGCCGGTCGTGGATCGTCGCGGACGCGGAGAGCGGGGACGTCCTGGCGGCGCACAACGCGCACTGGCGGCTGCCGCCCGCCTCCACCCTGAAGATGCTCTTCGCGGACACGGTGCTGCCCGCGCTCCAGCCCACCCAGACCCACACGGTCTCGGAGAGCGAGCTGGCGGGGGTCGGCGAGGGCAGCAGTCTGGTCGGGATCAAGGAGGACCACACCTACACGGTCCACGATCTGTGGCTCGGGGTGTTCCTGCGCTCGGGCAACGACGCGGTGCACGTCCTCTCCGAGATGTACGGCGGGCTCCCGCAGACGGTGGCCGCGATGCAGAAGCACGCGGAGGAGCTCCAGGCCCTGGACACCGTGGTGGTCTCGCCGGACGGGTACGACGCGCCGCGCCAGGTCTCCAGCGCCTACGACCTGACGCTGATCGCCCGCAGCGGGATGCAGAAGAAGGACTTCCGCGAGTACGCGGCGACCGCGTCGGCCGACTTCCCCGGCGAGAAGAAGAAGGGGAAGAAGCGCGAGTCCTTCGAGATCCAGAACACCAACCGGCTGATCACCGGGGACATCGGCGTGGATCCGTACCAGGGCATCGCGGGTGTCAAGAACGGCTACACCACCCACGCGGGCAACACCTTCACCGGCGTCGCGGAGCGCAACGGCAAGGTCCTCCTGGTCACGGTGATGAACCCGTCCGCGGAGGAGAGCCACGCCGTCTACAAGGAGGCCGCCCACCTGCTCGACTGGGGCTTCTCCGCCAGCGGCAAGGTGACCCCGGTCGGCCAGCTGGTGCCGCCGAAGTCCCTGGACACCGGCATCTCGACCGGCGGCAAGGGCGCGGCTCCCGCCGCCGACCAGGGCACCGGCGGCCAGGCGAAGGCCGCGCACGCGTCGGCGGCCTCGAAGGGGTCCAGCGGGGTCGGGGTCGCGCTGGCGATCATCGGCGGTCTGCTGGTGGTCGTGGCCGCCGGGGTGTTCCTGGTCAACCGCCGCTGGCCGGTGCCGGGGCTGGGCAGCCGCCCCGCACCGGCGGCGGACGCGCCGGAGGCGGACGCACCGGAGGCAGACGGGCCGGAGGCAGACGGGCCGGAGGCGAAGGACTCCGGCGCGACGGCCGACGTGGTCCCGGCCGCCGAGCGTGCCGCCCCGGCCGCCGAGGACGCGGGAAAGCCCGCCGACAAGTCCTAG